The proteins below come from a single Chryseobacterium bernardetii genomic window:
- a CDS encoding YeiH family protein — protein MKYFIQNERTRKVIFIGLAVLCLTPFISSPIALALGFVLAVFMGNPFEKHLHQYIHLLLQVSIVGLGFGLKLDEALHAGKTGLMLTVVSIISVMVLGYFLGKIFKLERPLSYLLSAGTAICGGSAIAAVSPIIKPSTKQISLALAIVFTLNSIALFVYPAIGHLLNLTQEQFGLWCAVGIHDTSSVVGAASKYGNEALKIATTVKLARALWIIPVSLITMFIFKSKDSKIKIPWFIGYFILAILLNTYFPFMNQFSTAITSFAKSGLNLTLFFIGSTLSIQTLKTIGFKPLFTAVLLWVTISIGSLLYIIH, from the coding sequence ATGAAATATTTCATTCAAAATGAAAGAACACGAAAGGTAATTTTTATTGGACTGGCAGTGTTGTGCCTTACTCCATTTATTTCTTCTCCCATTGCCCTGGCCTTAGGTTTTGTCCTGGCAGTTTTTATGGGAAATCCATTTGAAAAACATTTGCATCAATATATTCATCTGCTGTTGCAGGTCTCTATTGTTGGGTTAGGTTTCGGATTAAAACTTGATGAAGCGCTGCATGCCGGAAAAACGGGATTAATGCTAACTGTTGTGAGCATCATCAGTGTAATGGTTTTGGGATATTTTCTGGGAAAGATCTTTAAGCTTGAAAGGCCTTTATCTTATCTTCTTTCTGCCGGAACAGCTATTTGCGGAGGAAGTGCCATTGCAGCGGTTTCACCCATTATCAAACCCAGTACAAAGCAGATCTCTTTGGCACTAGCTATTGTTTTCACCTTAAACTCGATTGCTTTATTTGTTTATCCCGCTATCGGACATCTTTTGAATCTTACCCAGGAACAGTTCGGGCTATGGTGTGCAGTCGGGATTCATGATACAAGCTCTGTTGTAGGAGCTGCCAGCAAATATGGCAATGAAGCTTTAAAAATCGCAACCACGGTTAAATTAGCCCGTGCGTTGTGGATTATTCCTGTTTCCCTGATTACCATGTTCATTTTTAAAAGTAAGGATTCAAAAATTAAAATTCCATGGTTTATTGGTTACTTCATTCTGGCCATTCTGCTGAACACTTACTTTCCTTTCATGAATCAGTTCAGCACAGCTATCACCTCTTTTGCCAAATCAGGGCTTAATCTGACTTTATTCTTTATTGGATCCACCCTTTCCATCCAGACTTTAAAAACGATAGGTTTTAAGCCGCTGTTTACCGCTGTATTGCTTTGGGTAACTATCAGTATCGGAAGTTTACTTTATATTATTCACTAA
- a CDS encoding 3-oxoacyl-ACP synthase III family protein, with amino-acid sequence MPNTIIIGSGCYIPNRVIGRDYFMNSEFYTEDGVKIEKPVEETIAKFVEITEIENRRFIEDHLSNSQIGYEAAKIALEDAKVDGEELDYIIYASNFGEVTENGYADFMPTMAARVKNKLGIKNRKCVTYDMIFGCPGWVEGMILADNLIKAKVAKTILVIGAETLSRVTDPHDRNRMIFADGAGAVVVKATDEENVGIIAHNTICDNGPELNYLENQPSINKEIDQKRLYVRMLGRKIYEYALKNVPVAIKDTITDAGLSIEDIDKILIHQANAKMDYAMIERLHRLYDVKEYDHAISPMTIQDLGNTSVATIPTMYDLIIKGKMEGQSFKEKGNIVMTSVGAGMNINAIVYRFP; translated from the coding sequence ATGCCGAATACGATCATTATTGGCTCTGGATGTTATATTCCGAACAGAGTTATTGGTAGAGATTACTTCATGAATTCCGAGTTTTATACTGAAGACGGAGTAAAGATTGAAAAGCCTGTGGAAGAGACCATTGCGAAGTTTGTAGAAATTACAGAAATCGAAAACAGGAGGTTTATTGAGGATCATCTTTCCAATTCACAGATCGGTTATGAAGCCGCAAAAATTGCCCTTGAAGATGCAAAAGTAGACGGCGAAGAACTGGATTATATTATTTACGCAAGCAATTTCGGGGAAGTTACTGAGAACGGATATGCAGACTTTATGCCTACAATGGCAGCGAGAGTAAAAAATAAGCTGGGAATTAAAAACAGAAAATGTGTAACCTATGACATGATCTTCGGTTGCCCGGGATGGGTAGAAGGTATGATTTTAGCAGACAACCTGATTAAAGCTAAAGTTGCTAAAACTATTCTTGTTATTGGGGCTGAAACATTAAGCCGCGTAACTGATCCGCACGACAGAAACAGGATGATCTTTGCCGATGGTGCCGGAGCTGTAGTAGTAAAAGCAACAGATGAAGAAAATGTAGGAATTATTGCCCATAATACAATCTGCGACAACGGACCTGAGTTAAATTATCTTGAAAACCAACCTTCTATCAACAAAGAAATAGATCAGAAACGTCTTTATGTAAGAATGCTAGGAAGAAAAATCTACGAATACGCTCTTAAAAATGTTCCTGTAGCGATCAAAGATACGATTACTGATGCAGGACTTTCTATTGAAGACATCGACAAAATTCTTATCCACCAGGCTAACGCTAAAATGGACTATGCTATGATTGAAAGACTTCACAGACTTTATGATGTGAAAGAATATGATCATGCTATTTCTCCTATGACAATCCAGGACCTTGGAAATACATCTGTTGCAACCATTCCAACTATGTATGATTTAATAATTAAAGGAAAAATGGAAGGTCAATCGTTTAAAGAAAAAGGTAACATTGTAATGACTTCGGTAGGTGCCGGAATGAACATCAATGCTATCGTTTACAGATTTCCTTAA
- the ubiE gene encoding bifunctional demethylmenaquinone methyltransferase/2-methoxy-6-polyprenyl-1,4-benzoquinol methylase UbiE translates to MFDNIAPKYDLLNHVLSMKIDVLWRNKLVKWMKNDNPQEVLDVATGTGDLAITIEKGTGSKVVGLDLSQQMLNVGVIKIKKLKLDGKISMQKGDAENLPFEDNRFDAVSVAFGVRNFENLTKGLAELRRVVKDNKSVYILEFSKVEGFMGPLYMFYFRNILPAIGRLVSKDNRAYTYLPDSVNAFPFGEKMKQILLDTGFKKVEYKKLSLGIATIYKATK, encoded by the coding sequence ATGTTCGACAATATTGCGCCGAAGTATGACCTTTTGAACCATGTTTTATCCATGAAAATTGATGTTTTATGGAGAAATAAACTGGTAAAATGGATGAAAAATGATAATCCGCAGGAAGTGCTGGATGTGGCTACAGGAACGGGAGATCTGGCAATTACGATTGAAAAAGGAACCGGTTCAAAAGTAGTTGGTTTAGATTTATCACAACAAATGCTCAATGTTGGCGTTATTAAAATAAAAAAACTTAAATTAGACGGCAAAATTTCCATGCAAAAAGGTGATGCAGAAAATTTACCTTTCGAGGACAATAGATTTGATGCTGTTTCCGTTGCATTTGGAGTAAGGAATTTTGAGAACCTTACCAAAGGTTTGGCAGAGTTAAGAAGAGTAGTTAAAGATAACAAGAGTGTTTATATACTGGAGTTTTCAAAGGTTGAGGGTTTCATGGGACCATTGTATATGTTTTATTTCAGAAACATATTACCTGCAATAGGCAGGCTGGTTTCCAAAGATAATAGGGCGTATACATACCTTCCGGATTCTGTAAATGCTTTTCCTTTTGGGGAGAAGATGAAGCAAATTCTTTTAGATACGGGATTTAAGAAAGTTGAATATAAAAAACTAAGTTTAGGTATAGCCACAATTTATAAAGCAACAAAGTAA
- a CDS encoding GLPGLI family protein, producing the protein MKNIFTISAILLIIFLQAQTHRFIYELQYKMDSTEAGYEKANMILDIAPKEVKFYGRDLAIRDSLNKKFGTNFSYTDMTGQVVKRKINSFDNENFINIKNGYYTFKTTDKINWVIADEIKKVENYTLQKATTKFGGRSWTAWFCKDIPFNEGPFKLRGLPGLIFELSDAKKNFLYTLVKSRELPEDYSTSDFLESSFGNKAIPINEKQKHKLMMEFYNDPFAFERNNISKSNNDLRININGKEIHNVDELNTQTKSMQEVIRKYNNPIEIDKAMHYPIY; encoded by the coding sequence ATGAAAAATATTTTTACAATTAGCGCAATTCTGTTGATAATTTTTCTTCAGGCGCAAACACATAGATTTATTTATGAGCTTCAGTATAAAATGGACTCTACTGAAGCCGGATATGAAAAAGCGAATATGATCCTGGATATCGCCCCAAAAGAGGTGAAATTCTATGGAAGGGATCTCGCCATCAGAGACTCTCTGAATAAAAAATTCGGAACGAATTTCAGCTATACTGATATGACCGGACAAGTGGTTAAAAGAAAGATCAATTCTTTTGATAATGAAAATTTCATCAACATTAAAAATGGATATTATACATTTAAAACTACGGATAAGATCAATTGGGTGATTGCTGATGAGATTAAAAAGGTAGAAAATTACACCTTGCAAAAGGCCACTACGAAATTTGGAGGGAGAAGCTGGACCGCGTGGTTCTGCAAGGATATTCCATTTAATGAAGGCCCTTTTAAACTGCGTGGGTTGCCCGGCTTGATCTTTGAGCTGTCAGATGCTAAGAAAAATTTCCTTTATACTCTTGTAAAAAGCAGAGAACTTCCGGAGGACTACTCCACTTCAGATTTCCTGGAGTCCAGTTTTGGTAACAAAGCAATTCCCATCAACGAAAAGCAAAAGCATAAGCTGATGATGGAGTTTTACAATGATCCTTTCGCCTTTGAAAGAAATAATATCAGCAAATCTAATAATGATCTCAGAATTAATATTAACGGAAAGGAAATTCATAATGTGGATGAACTGAACACTCAAACCAAGAGCATGCAGGAGGTTATCAGAAAATATAATAACCCCATTGAAATTGATAAGGCAATGCATTATCCGATATATTAA
- a CDS encoding MFS transporter, whose amino-acid sequence MQELSLSSKLKYIFSIPVIISALGYFVDIYDLLLFGIVRIPSLKALGLNPDADGTFILNCQMVGLLLGGVFWGIFGDKKGRLSVLFGSILVYSLANIACGFLPYFPKGHLVYQYAALRFVAGVGLAGELGAGITLVSESLPKNLRAIGTSVVAGFGLMGAVVAQLTVELAGGWNISYIIGGIMGILLLLLRISVSESGIYKNLEHKNVSKGNFLSFFTNKDRLIRYLKCIAVGLPTWYCIGILAVLANQFAPEFGIKDISPGKAIMWAYVGISAGDLMSGFISHALKSRKMAIFYMLLFTLAGVGIMLFGNTNTETKYYLFCIWLGFGTGYWAMFVTLAAEQFGTNIRNTATTTVPNMVRGLVPVMILAFDCLKGSFSVIESAAIVGVVVFGLAFYSSLTIAETHNKDLEFTE is encoded by the coding sequence ATGCAAGAACTATCTCTGTCTTCAAAACTGAAGTACATTTTCTCTATTCCTGTTATTATCTCGGCGCTAGGCTACTTTGTAGACATTTATGACCTTCTTCTTTTTGGGATTGTAAGGATTCCCAGTTTAAAAGCACTAGGGCTTAACCCGGATGCTGACGGAACCTTTATTTTGAACTGCCAGATGGTAGGGCTTCTTCTTGGCGGAGTATTCTGGGGCATTTTCGGAGATAAGAAAGGAAGACTTTCCGTACTCTTTGGTTCTATTCTTGTATATTCTCTGGCGAATATCGCCTGTGGATTTTTACCCTATTTCCCAAAAGGACATTTAGTATACCAGTATGCTGCTTTAAGGTTTGTAGCGGGTGTTGGCCTCGCCGGAGAGCTTGGAGCCGGAATTACACTGGTTTCTGAGAGTCTGCCGAAGAATCTGAGAGCAATTGGTACCTCTGTGGTTGCCGGTTTTGGATTAATGGGGGCTGTTGTTGCTCAGTTAACAGTAGAATTAGCGGGAGGATGGAATATTTCCTATATCATTGGTGGAATAATGGGAATTCTGTTATTACTCTTGAGAATAAGTGTCTCAGAATCCGGGATCTATAAAAATCTTGAGCATAAAAACGTTTCCAAAGGGAATTTTCTTTCCTTTTTCACCAATAAGGACAGGCTGATCCGTTATCTGAAATGCATTGCAGTAGGATTGCCTACCTGGTATTGTATAGGGATTCTTGCAGTTTTAGCCAACCAATTTGCTCCTGAATTCGGAATTAAAGATATCAGCCCCGGAAAAGCAATTATGTGGGCTTATGTAGGCATTTCTGCAGGAGACCTCATGAGTGGTTTTATCTCCCATGCTTTGAAATCGCGTAAAATGGCCATTTTCTACATGCTGCTTTTCACCTTGGCTGGGGTAGGAATTATGCTGTTTGGAAATACCAATACCGAGACAAAATATTACTTGTTCTGCATATGGCTGGGCTTCGGTACAGGGTATTGGGCGATGTTTGTAACCCTTGCGGCAGAGCAGTTCGGAACCAATATCAGAAATACGGCAACCACAACTGTTCCGAATATGGTACGGGGATTAGTACCTGTAATGATTCTTGCTTTTGATTGTCTTAAAGGTAGTTTTTCAGTAATCGAAAGTGCTGCTATTGTAGGAGTAGTTGTATTTGGATTAGCGTTTTATTCTTCACTAACGATTGCAGAGACGCATAATAAAGACCTTGAATTTACAGAGTGA
- a CDS encoding arsenate reductase family protein has product MKKVFYLNTCDTCRKILAQFDLTDWELREIKKQPITKEELAEMHKLTKSYDALFSRKSTQIKLRGLDVKSLGEKDFKELLLDHYTFLKRPVFMTDKEIFVGNDKNNVEELQKFFGVI; this is encoded by the coding sequence ATGAAGAAAGTATTTTACCTGAACACCTGCGATACCTGTAGAAAAATTTTAGCTCAATTTGACCTTACAGACTGGGAGCTTCGTGAGATTAAAAAGCAGCCTATTACCAAAGAAGAATTAGCAGAAATGCATAAACTGACAAAATCATATGATGCTTTGTTCAGCAGAAAATCTACTCAGATCAAGTTGAGAGGGCTGGATGTGAAATCTTTGGGAGAAAAAGACTTTAAAGAGTTGTTACTGGATCATTACACCTTCTTAAAACGTCCTGTTTTTATGACAGACAAAGAGATTTTTGTAGGAAATGATAAAAATAATGTTGAGGAGCTACAGAAGTTCTTCGGTGTGATATAA
- the rny gene encoding ribonuclease Y, whose protein sequence is MIELIVGVVCLVIGAAVGMFFSRSSLNTKAKFIIDDAKKNAENLIEKANVQAESIKKEKNLQAKEKFLELKSQHDADIQSREKKMQEIEKRTKDKEHKLNDELSKIGKLEKDLDRQIADYSKKNEILEKKQHELDTATAKKVEILEKISNYTAEEAKAELVETMKAEAKTRAQAHVQSIMEEAQMNAKNEARKIVIQTIQRIGTEQAIENSVSVFNIESDEVKGRIIGREGRNIRALEAVTGVEIIVDDTPEAILLSCFDPVRREIARLSLHRLVTDGRIHPARIEEVVEKTRKQIEEEIIEVGKRTIIDLGIHGLHPELIKIVGRMKYRSSYGQNLLQHSREVANIAATMAAELGLNVKLAKRAGLLHDIGKVPEQESELPHALLGMQWAEKYGENPEVVNAIGAHHDEIEMKSLLSPIIQVADAISGARPGARRQVLESYIQRLKDLESAALSFDGVSSAYAIQAGRELRVMVESGKVNDEVASQLSYDISEKIQNELTYPGQVKVTVIRETRAVNIAR, encoded by the coding sequence ATGATAGAACTTATAGTCGGTGTTGTTTGTTTGGTAATCGGAGCGGCCGTGGGAATGTTTTTCTCCAGGAGTTCTCTGAATACTAAGGCAAAATTTATTATAGATGATGCAAAGAAAAACGCCGAAAATCTTATAGAAAAAGCCAACGTACAGGCTGAATCCATAAAGAAGGAAAAGAACCTGCAGGCTAAAGAAAAGTTCCTTGAACTGAAATCACAGCATGATGCTGACATCCAGTCCCGCGAAAAGAAAATGCAGGAGATTGAAAAAAGAACTAAAGACAAGGAGCATAAGCTTAATGATGAGCTTAGCAAGATTGGAAAACTTGAAAAAGATTTAGACAGACAGATTGCTGATTATTCTAAGAAAAATGAAATTTTGGAGAAGAAGCAGCACGAATTGGATACTGCTACAGCTAAAAAAGTTGAAATTCTTGAAAAGATATCAAACTATACCGCTGAAGAAGCTAAAGCAGAATTGGTAGAAACCATGAAAGCAGAAGCTAAAACCAGAGCTCAGGCACACGTTCAGAGCATTATGGAGGAAGCTCAGATGAATGCTAAGAATGAAGCGAGAAAGATTGTTATCCAAACCATTCAGAGAATCGGTACAGAACAGGCTATCGAAAATTCCGTATCAGTATTCAACATTGAATCTGATGAAGTAAAAGGTAGAATCATCGGTAGAGAAGGTAGAAATATCCGTGCTTTAGAAGCCGTAACAGGAGTTGAGATCATCGTTGATGATACCCCTGAAGCCATCCTGCTTTCATGCTTTGATCCGGTAAGAAGAGAGATCGCAAGATTATCACTTCACAGATTGGTTACCGATGGTAGAATTCACCCGGCAAGAATCGAAGAAGTTGTAGAAAAAACAAGAAAACAAATTGAAGAGGAAATTATTGAAGTAGGAAAGAGAACGATTATTGATTTAGGAATCCACGGATTACACCCTGAGTTAATCAAGATCGTTGGTAGAATGAAATACCGTTCTTCTTACGGACAGAACCTGTTACAGCACTCAAGAGAAGTAGCTAACATTGCTGCAACTATGGCTGCAGAATTAGGATTAAACGTTAAGCTAGCGAAGAGAGCGGGTCTTTTACACGATATCGGTAAAGTTCCTGAGCAGGAATCAGAATTACCTCACGCGCTATTAGGAATGCAGTGGGCTGAGAAATACGGTGAAAACCCTGAAGTGGTAAACGCTATTGGTGCTCACCACGACGAAATTGAAATGAAGTCTCTGTTGTCTCCAATCATTCAGGTAGCCGATGCTATCTCAGGTGCAAGACCAGGTGCAAGAAGACAGGTATTGGAATCTTATATCCAGAGACTGAAAGATCTTGAATCTGCAGCATTAAGCTTCGATGGAGTATCCAGCGCCTATGCAATCCAGGCAGGTAGAGAGCTGAGAGTAATGGTAGAAAGTGGAAAAGTGAACGATGAAGTAGCTTCTCAACTGTCTTACGATATCTCTGAAAAGATCCAGAATGAGCTTACTTACCCTGGACAGGTGAAAGTAACCGTAATCAGAGAAACAAGAGCAGTGAACATTGCAAGATAA
- a CDS encoding voltage-gated chloride channel family protein gives MSKSQRTLGQKTVFHTQFFFRKFPAVPYIFKWLIICLIIGILTGSASAGFLQSLEWATNFRENHLWLIALLPIAGFLIGLLYYYWGKDVEAGNNLLIDNIHDPKGIIPFKMAPFVYLGTIATHFFGGSAGREGTALQMAGAIADQLSRPFKLDKNERRILIISAIAAGFGSVFGTPLAGAVFGLEVFLIGRIRYNAIFPAFTSAILADWTTNLWNVKHTHYHIDFVPKLELLPVLYSILAGIVFGICAAAFSKIIHWTGSFFKSKIKYPPFRPVVGGTIIALAVLLMGTTRYIGLGVPVIVGSFEKQLPLYDFALKMGFTIITLSAGFKGGEVTPLFFIGATLGSALSLFIPLPFGLLAGMGFVAVFAGATNTPLACMLMGIELFGAECGVYIAIACVVSYLLSGHNSIYTKQKIGEAKNRRYENQQDRTISDFL, from the coding sequence ATGTCAAAAAGTCAACGAACACTAGGTCAGAAAACAGTTTTTCATACTCAGTTTTTCTTCAGAAAGTTTCCGGCAGTTCCATATATTTTTAAATGGCTTATTATCTGCCTTATTATTGGTATTCTGACAGGAAGTGCCTCTGCGGGATTTCTTCAGTCATTGGAATGGGCGACGAATTTCAGGGAAAATCATCTATGGCTTATTGCTTTACTTCCTATTGCCGGTTTTTTAATTGGACTTTTGTATTATTATTGGGGAAAGGATGTTGAAGCGGGAAATAACCTTCTGATTGACAATATTCACGATCCTAAAGGGATTATTCCGTTCAAAATGGCTCCGTTTGTTTATTTAGGAACTATTGCCACGCATTTTTTTGGCGGTTCGGCAGGGCGTGAAGGAACGGCGCTTCAGATGGCGGGGGCTATTGCAGATCAGCTTAGCAGACCTTTTAAGCTTGATAAAAATGAAAGAAGAATATTAATTATTTCGGCCATTGCTGCAGGATTCGGCTCTGTTTTTGGAACTCCTTTAGCCGGAGCCGTATTTGGACTTGAGGTTTTCCTGATCGGAAGAATACGCTATAATGCCATATTCCCAGCTTTTACATCTGCCATACTTGCCGATTGGACTACAAACCTATGGAATGTAAAACATACTCATTATCATATTGATTTCGTTCCAAAGCTGGAGCTTTTACCGGTTCTTTACAGTATTTTAGCCGGTATTGTTTTTGGAATCTGTGCAGCAGCTTTCAGTAAGATCATTCATTGGACAGGCTCTTTTTTCAAATCAAAAATTAAATATCCGCCATTTCGCCCTGTTGTTGGAGGGACTATCATTGCTCTTGCTGTTCTGCTAATGGGAACAACACGGTACATAGGTCTTGGGGTACCTGTTATTGTGGGGTCTTTCGAAAAACAGCTTCCCCTATATGATTTTGCTTTAAAAATGGGTTTTACTATTATTACTCTTTCTGCCGGATTCAAAGGAGGTGAAGTTACTCCCTTATTCTTTATCGGAGCTACGCTGGGAAGTGCATTATCGCTGTTTATTCCGCTGCCCTTTGGATTATTGGCAGGAATGGGATTTGTTGCTGTATTTGCAGGAGCTACCAATACCCCACTGGCCTGCATGTTGATGGGCATTGAACTATTCGGAGCGGAATGTGGCGTTTATATTGCTATAGCCTGTGTTGTTTCCTATCTTCTTTCAGGTCATAACAGTATTTACACCAAACAGAAGATTGGAGAGGCAAAAAACAGAAGATATGAAAACCAGCAGGACAGAACGATCTCTGATTTTTTATAA
- the porT gene encoding type IX secretion/gliding motility protein PorT/SprT gives MNKFLLKALVLTSVNVAVFANAQFRTRNRMDKLEDFDEQKFSWGFYLNGNKLDYRIVLHPTYGMKDNQNLVTSTKESYSFGAGLIAKWRLNDYLDVRVEPGLQFAQRQLTFDTQSNDAYAGGSVTNPPFTPIPLQEKDKVRDIKSTLVDIPVLLELHGRRWYNSRPYVAAGVNYVVNLQSNSSSTDDNMQQIFRTTTHNFAWSAEMGIQFYFNKFKLTPAIRGTFFMNNEKVADNATTPPYWASAISTLQTRAVMFVLKFE, from the coding sequence ATGAATAAATTTCTATTAAAAGCACTGGTTTTAACCTCAGTAAATGTTGCCGTTTTTGCAAACGCGCAGTTTAGAACCCGAAACAGAATGGATAAGTTGGAAGATTTCGACGAACAGAAATTCAGTTGGGGTTTTTATTTGAACGGGAATAAACTGGACTACCGAATCGTATTGCATCCAACCTATGGGATGAAAGATAATCAGAATCTTGTGACCAGCACTAAAGAAAGTTACAGCTTCGGTGCAGGGCTTATTGCCAAATGGAGACTGAATGATTATCTGGATGTAAGAGTAGAGCCGGGGTTACAGTTTGCACAAAGACAGCTGACTTTTGATACTCAATCCAATGATGCGTATGCAGGCGGATCTGTAACTAATCCTCCTTTTACGCCGATCCCTTTACAGGAAAAAGATAAAGTAAGGGATATTAAATCCACATTGGTTGACATTCCGGTACTTTTGGAGCTTCATGGAAGAAGATGGTATAACTCAAGACCATACGTTGCTGCCGGGGTAAACTACGTAGTGAACCTACAGTCTAACTCCAGTTCTACAGATGACAATATGCAGCAGATTTTCAGAACTACTACCCACAATTTCGCGTGGTCTGCAGAAATGGGAATCCAGTTTTATTTCAATAAATTTAAACTGACTCCTGCCATCAGAGGTACATTCTTCATGAATAATGAGAAAGTGGCAGATAATGCTACTACACCTCCTTATTGGGCTTCTGCAATTTCTACATTACAGACCAGAGCTGTAATGTTCGTACTGAAATTCGAATAA
- a CDS encoding LysR substrate-binding domain-containing protein, with the protein MFDYRLKVFHTVASRLSFTKASEELHISQPAVTKHIKETEVQLGTKLFDRKGTSIQLTQSGKILFEYAEKIRNIYRDLEFEINQVNQQHKGKLIIGASTTIAQYILPEILAKFNAYYKDIKIELLTGNTEAISSLLKDEKIDLGIIEGESQSSYFDYKAFKPDEIVLTAKSDHPLAHKTINVKDLYQLNLIFREQGSGTLEFIQNRLKEKGININELNTVIQLGSSESIKNYLLHSDCMAFLSISTILNELKNNILTVIDIKNFSIERDFHFILPKGGQSELIELFLRFAE; encoded by the coding sequence ATGTTCGATTACAGGTTAAAGGTTTTCCATACGGTAGCTTCCAGATTAAGCTTTACCAAGGCTTCAGAAGAGCTTCACATTTCGCAGCCGGCAGTTACCAAACACATCAAAGAAACTGAGGTGCAGCTGGGCACAAAATTATTTGACAGAAAAGGAACTTCCATACAGCTGACCCAAAGCGGTAAAATCCTGTTTGAATATGCTGAAAAAATCAGAAATATCTACCGTGACCTGGAATTTGAAATCAACCAGGTTAACCAGCAGCACAAAGGAAAACTTATTATCGGAGCCAGCACAACCATTGCCCAGTATATCCTACCTGAAATCCTTGCCAAGTTCAATGCTTACTACAAAGATATTAAGATAGAACTTCTGACAGGGAATACAGAAGCCATTTCCTCTCTTTTAAAGGATGAAAAGATAGACCTGGGGATTATTGAAGGAGAATCCCAGTCTTCTTATTTTGATTACAAGGCGTTTAAACCTGATGAAATTGTTCTCACAGCTAAATCAGATCATCCTTTAGCTCATAAAACAATTAACGTTAAAGACCTGTATCAGCTTAATCTTATTTTCCGGGAACAGGGTTCAGGAACTCTTGAATTCATCCAAAACCGGTTAAAGGAAAAGGGCATTAATATTAATGAGCTAAATACTGTTATCCAACTTGGAAGCAGCGAAAGTATCAAAAACTATCTTCTTCATTCGGATTGTATGGCATTTCTTTCTATCAGCACCATTCTGAATGAACTGAAAAATAATATCCTTACTGTTATTGACATTAAAAACTTCAGTATTGAAAGGGATTTTCATTTTATCCTTCCTAAAGGAGGGCAGTCTGAACTGATAGAATTATTCTTGAGGTTTGCAGAGTAA
- a CDS encoding acyl-CoA thioesterase encodes MQNKPITFQFISEPSDVNYGGNVHGGSVMKWIDQAGYACATTWSGNYSVTVYVGGIRFYEPIKIGEVVKVDAQVIYTGSSSMHIAINVFSRNLKQPTFDKKTHCIIVFVAVDENGKKLPVPKWIPETEEEKQQEQYAKRLMELRTQIEDEMKPFL; translated from the coding sequence ATGCAGAACAAACCTATTACTTTTCAGTTTATTTCAGAACCTTCAGATGTTAATTACGGTGGAAATGTACACGGCGGAAGCGTTATGAAATGGATTGATCAGGCAGGCTATGCGTGTGCCACCACGTGGAGTGGAAATTATTCTGTGACAGTATACGTGGGTGGAATCCGTTTTTATGAACCTATTAAAATTGGTGAAGTGGTAAAAGTAGATGCTCAGGTGATCTATACAGGAAGCTCAAGCATGCACATTGCTATCAATGTTTTTTCCAGGAACCTGAAACAGCCTACTTTTGATAAGAAGACCCACTGCATCATTGTATTTGTTGCCGTAGATGAAAATGGCAAGAAGCTTCCCGTTCCGAAATGGATCCCTGAAACCGAAGAGGAAAAACAACAGGAACAATATGCCAAGCGACTAATGGAGCTGAGAACGCAGATTGAGGATGAAATGAAGCCTTTTTTATAG
- a CDS encoding cell division protein ZapA encodes MEVRRITINIAGRVYPLNVPAAEEETLRKVGKQIENMIKDFEQNFDVRDKQDALAMCALKLGTNAEVVSLNYEKNINSTNERLQQINQSLNEIGK; translated from the coding sequence ATGGAGGTAAGGAGAATAACCATCAACATTGCAGGAAGAGTGTATCCGCTGAACGTACCGGCAGCAGAAGAAGAAACGTTGCGTAAGGTAGGGAAGCAGATCGAGAATATGATTAAAGATTTTGAACAGAACTTCGATGTAAGAGATAAACAGGATGCTTTGGCAATGTGTGCCCTTAAACTGGGAACCAATGCAGAAGTTGTTTCTCTTAACTACGAGAAAAATATTAATTCTACCAACGAAAGATTACAACAGATCAATCAATCGTTGAATGAAATCGGGAAATAG